The Tautonia marina genomic interval AAGCCGAACAGCCAGATCAGGTTGAAGCAAAGCACATCATTGTCACTGATCGTTGAAATCACGAGATAGATCAGCGATTGCACGTGAAGCGGCGAGAAGTTCCCGATCGGGGCACCGACGGGATATTGCAAGTCGGGGCAGACCAGGGGGGATCGTCCTTCGATCAAACACTGCTTGTACCAGCGCATGACCCAAAGGTGTTGAAGCGGATCACCCGTCGAGGGAAGTCTCGTGGTGAACGTCTTCACAAAGGGCCAGGTTGCCCCTGCGATGGCCACCAGATAGAGAGGGACCACCGCGATCGGTGTCCACCAGCGTCGAACGGGATCGAGGTGCTCGGGGTCGTGATCGGTCGCTTCGGTGTCCACGTGCCGGTTCCCATTGGCAGAAGGGATGACGGGGGTTCGCGTCGTCGTTTCTGGTCCGAACGTGATACTCAATCAGCGCCGGACCACATCCGAGGGGGTTCCCATCAGCACCAGGTCGCCCGGCACCTTGCGGTCGAAGATGTAGACACGAGCCTGATCAGGGTCAGCCCCTTTCGGCACGATGGTTTCGGGTTGCAAGGGGCCGATCAGGGATCGGAGAATTTCGCAGTAGTCCCACTTGCCGTAGACGTGGGCCTCGCGTGCCACAACCCAGCGGGCGTCCTGATCGGCTCCGGCATAGATCACGTCGGCGAAGGTGTAGCCGGGATAATCGCCGTAAAACTGGCTCCACCCGGTCAGGTCAACCACCTTTTCGCCAGGCTGCACATGGTCGGTGAGCCACTCGGCCGCGTCTCGGTAGGCGGCAAAGGGCCCATTCAACGGGGCCTGATGTCGGGGAACCGACGGCAGGATGAGTGCGGCAATGGCCAGCAACCAGAAAATCGGACCGGGTCGAATGGCCTCTCCCGGGGCTCCGATCAGGCGTCCCGGAATTGTGACCCACCGCAGGAGATGATCAACCGCGAGCGCGGCGAAGGGAATGAGCATCATCGCCGGAATCATGGCATGCCGAGGGCTGCAGTAGCCTCCGGTGGCGTGCAACCTCATCAAGCCGAGGAACGAGATCACCAGCAGCAGCGTTAGAAACAACGCCTGACGCGCGGACCTCGCATTGCGTTTGGCCCGATACAGGCCAATGGGGACCAGCACGAGAATGGGAATCGTCACCGCGTCGCGGATCGACTCGAACACGACCTTGGCGGCGACCAGATAGGTTTTGACGACCGACTGATTCGGGTCGAAGGGTCGGTTTCGCTCGACGGCCTCGGCTCCGGAAGGGGCAGCGGTGCCAATCAACCGAGCGATGGCGGGCTTCGTTCCCACGCCTCCCTTGCTGATCATGAAGGGGGCGATAACGAGGGCCGGAACGATTACGAGCAAGCCCACTGCCGCCCACCAGCGCGACCATTCCAGTCGCGTGCTTTTCAGGGCCGGCATCAGGGCGAGGGTCGCGGTCATCGTCAGCGGAAGGAGCAAGCCTTCCGGCCGAGTGAAATAGGCCAGAATGGTGGCGGCGATCATGGGAGCGAGCCAGGCGAATCGACCGTCTTTCAGGAACCGCAGGCCGGCCCAGACTCCCCATGTCCAGAACAGGAGGAACGTTCCTTCGCTCAGGACATCGGCCAGGACGTTAGACATGACCGGCGCCCCGAAGCAAAGGACGCAAGCCATCCAGGCCACGCGGCCCCCCACCAGTTCCAGGGCCACCAGATAGAGCGGGAGGACCAGGAGAATGCCAGCCATGACCGACGCCATTTGCGCCGCGCGTTGCCAGTCGAGCGGAGCCTCTCCCCCCTCCAGCCCGTGAGCCAGGGCGATGGCAACCGGATAGGCCGGATGGTCGATCGACTTGAGCAAGCCGCCGACGATCTCACCGGCTTCAATCACCTTGGCCTGGCGAATGTAGCGGAGCCCATCGGCGTAGATGATCGACGTCCGGGAGGTTTTCCAGATGAGGAGGTTTCCCGCCGCGACCATCAACAAGACGACGACGAATCCATGTTGCAATCGGCTCATGCGACCCCTCCCTGGGACGCGAGATTCCGCGGCCTCCCGTCACGATTCGTGGCAGGATGGTTCTTTGGAAGTCGGGTTTTACCGCGATCGGTTGCGATCGTCGAGACGAATCGGCCGTCTCCTGTAGGAATCGCGGGGCCTTCGGCGCGGAACTGTTCGGACGGCGGGGGACGCGCCCAGGATGCTCCGTTCGGCAAACCGTCGCACCTCGACTCCCCGGAGCCCTCGATCGGAGTCGAGCGTTCGGGCAACCCATTCGACGGCGTTCCAGGCGTTTGCGTCATCGGTGCGGCCGGCCATCCGGCACACGAGCCGTCGAAACCTTGCCTCGCAGGCGATCACCCAGCCCAGGATTCTCGCCTCCCAGCGGGGACGGAACTTCAAGAAGTAGAGCAGTTTGCTGTGGCGGGTCACGATGCGAAGGACCGGGCTAATCGCCCTCGACTGCAACGGGCGAAGGTGTCCGAGGGTAATCGAGTCGTCGAACTCGACCGACCAGCCCCGATCGCGAGCCGATCGACAGAGCGCAACTTCCTCATGATAGAGGAAAAAGTCCTCGTCCATCCCTCCGAACTGGTCCAGGACCACCGTTTGAACAAGCAAGCAGGCACCCGTGACCCAGGGAACCGGGCCGGGCCGTGTGCGGGACAGGGACCAGTACTTGCGACGCGACCGAGGG includes:
- a CDS encoding glycosyltransferase family 39 protein gives rise to the protein MSRLQHGFVVVLLMVAAGNLLIWKTSRTSIIYADGLRYIRQAKVIEAGEIVGGLLKSIDHPAYPVAIALAHGLEGGEAPLDWQRAAQMASVMAGILLVLPLYLVALELVGGRVAWMACVLCFGAPVMSNVLADVLSEGTFLLFWTWGVWAGLRFLKDGRFAWLAPMIAATILAYFTRPEGLLLPLTMTATLALMPALKSTRLEWSRWWAAVGLLVIVPALVIAPFMISKGGVGTKPAIARLIGTAAPSGAEAVERNRPFDPNQSVVKTYLVAAKVVFESIRDAVTIPILVLVPIGLYRAKRNARSARQALFLTLLLVISFLGLMRLHATGGYCSPRHAMIPAMMLIPFAALAVDHLLRWVTIPGRLIGAPGEAIRPGPIFWLLAIAALILPSVPRHQAPLNGPFAAYRDAAEWLTDHVQPGEKVVDLTGWSQFYGDYPGYTFADVIYAGADQDARWVVAREAHVYGKWDYCEILRSLIGPLQPETIVPKGADPDQARVYIFDRKVPGDLVLMGTPSDVVRR
- a CDS encoding glycosyltransferase, giving the protein MTIAPLEGPQCPTPPTLAIVIVNFNSWPDCERLVEAMAAALTRIDGGCELILVDNASDAPPPSGVTGRSGIRVLLSPDNAGFAAGVNTAWRQTAARWLLLLNPDTFADSDLPSKILDRIASYEARAEGPPGIVGFALSNEDGSRQHSVGSFPTLAGCLLEVCTPRSRRKYWSLSRTRPGPVPWVTGACLLVQTVVLDQFGGMDEDFFLYHEEVALCRSARDRGWSVEFDDSITLGHLRPLQSRAISPVLRIVTRHSKLLYFLKFRPRWEARILGWVIACEARFRRLVCRMAGRTDDANAWNAVEWVARTLDSDRGLRGVEVRRFAERSILGASPAVRTVPRRRPRDSYRRRPIRLDDRNRSR